A window from Methylocystis sp. MJC1 encodes these proteins:
- a CDS encoding DUF2892 domain-containing protein: MFYVKNLPNWERAMRVVMGLVLIAIAIVYLGKTAMGFGAGAMGVMAAMSGMMGFCPACALAGRRLKQ, translated from the coding sequence ATGTTTTATGTCAAAAACCTGCCGAATTGGGAGCGTGCAATGCGCGTCGTCATGGGCCTCGTCCTCATTGCGATCGCCATCGTCTATCTTGGAAAGACGGCGATGGGTTTTGGCGCCGGGGCGATGGGCGTCATGGCGGCAATGAGCGGGATGATGGGTTTTTGTCCGGCCTGCGCGCTCGCCGGCCGCCGATTGAAGCAGTGA
- the mobA gene encoding molybdenum cofactor guanylyltransferase MobA codes for MREKIFGVLLAGGLSRRMGGGDKPLLEIGGRPIIAHAIARLAPQCEGLVINANGDPARFGAFGLPVVADTIEGFAGPLAGVLAGMDYAAAHWPEATDIVSAPADTPFLPDDLVARLREAREAAGARIAVAESGDRVHHAVALWPVALRTTLREAVVEEDVRKVSAFISRFVNVNVAWPEEPYDPFFNVNRPEDVERARAIAQGRP; via the coding sequence ATGAGGGAAAAAATTTTCGGCGTTCTACTCGCCGGCGGCCTGTCGCGGCGGATGGGCGGCGGCGACAAGCCGCTGCTCGAAATCGGCGGTCGGCCGATCATCGCCCATGCGATCGCGCGCCTCGCCCCGCAATGCGAAGGGCTCGTGATCAACGCCAATGGCGATCCGGCGCGGTTCGGCGCTTTCGGGCTTCCGGTCGTGGCCGATACGATCGAGGGTTTCGCTGGGCCGCTGGCGGGCGTGCTGGCGGGAATGGATTACGCCGCCGCGCATTGGCCAGAAGCGACGGATATCGTCAGCGCCCCGGCGGATACGCCTTTTCTGCCTGATGATCTCGTTGCGCGGCTTCGTGAGGCACGGGAGGCGGCGGGCGCACGGATCGCCGTGGCGGAGTCGGGCGACCGCGTGCATCACGCTGTGGCGCTTTGGCCTGTGGCGCTTCGCACGACGCTCCGTGAGGCGGTCGTGGAGGAGGATGTGAGGAAAGTTTCCGCTTTCATCTCGCGCTTCGTGAATGTGAACGTGGCTTGGCCGGAAGAGCCTTACGATCCATTCTTCAACGTGAATCGCCCGGAGGATGTGGAGAGGGCGCGCGCAATCGCGCAAGGGCGCCCCTGA
- a CDS encoding cysteine synthase A yields the protein MTIAPSVIEAIGRTPLIELRAASKATGCRILGKAEFMNPGGSVKDRAALSIVQDAIAKGALKPGGVIVEGTAGNTGIGLALVANAMGFRTVIVIPETQSQEKKDMLRLQGAQLVEVPAVPYANPNNYVKLSGRLAERLAKEDPAGAVWANQFDNVANREAHIATTGPEIYEELGGKVDGFICACGTGGTLAGIGLALKARDPKIKIGLADPFGAALYSYYTTGVLKAEGSSITEGIGQGRITANLEGAPVDVAYQIPDSEALDIVFALAEEEGLLLGGSSGINVAGAIRLARDLGPGHTIVTILADGGARYASKLFNVDFLRGLNLPAPKWLEKQVAIDPGFV from the coding sequence ATGACTATCGCCCCCAGCGTCATCGAGGCCATCGGCCGCACGCCGCTCATCGAATTGCGCGCCGCCTCGAAAGCCACGGGTTGCCGCATCCTCGGCAAGGCGGAGTTCATGAACCCCGGCGGCTCGGTGAAGGACCGCGCCGCCCTCTCCATCGTGCAGGACGCTATCGCCAAGGGGGCGCTCAAGCCCGGCGGCGTCATCGTCGAAGGCACGGCCGGCAATACGGGCATCGGCCTCGCTTTGGTGGCGAACGCCATGGGCTTCCGCACCGTCATTGTGATCCCGGAAACCCAGAGCCAGGAAAAGAAAGACATGCTGCGCCTGCAGGGCGCGCAGCTCGTCGAAGTCCCGGCCGTCCCCTACGCCAATCCCAACAATTACGTGAAGCTGTCGGGACGCCTCGCTGAGCGGCTGGCCAAGGAAGACCCCGCCGGCGCGGTCTGGGCCAATCAGTTCGACAATGTCGCCAATCGCGAGGCCCATATCGCGACGACGGGGCCGGAGATTTACGAGGAACTCGGCGGCAAGGTCGACGGCTTCATCTGCGCCTGCGGCACGGGCGGCACGCTTGCGGGCATCGGCCTGGCGCTGAAGGCGCGCGATCCCAAGATCAAGATCGGCCTCGCCGACCCCTTCGGCGCGGCGCTCTATTCCTATTACACGACCGGCGTGCTGAAAGCCGAGGGCTCCTCCATCACCGAGGGCATCGGCCAGGGCCGCATCACCGCCAATCTCGAAGGCGCGCCGGTCGATGTCGCCTATCAGATCCCGGACAGCGAGGCGCTCGACATCGTGTTTGCGCTGGCCGAGGAAGAAGGCCTGCTGCTCGGCGGCTCGTCGGGGATCAATGTGGCCGGCGCGATCCGCCTCGCCCGCGATCTCGGCCCCGGCCACACCATCGTGACCATCCTCGCCGACGGCGGCGCGCGCTACGCCTCGAAGCTTTTCAATGTCGACTTCCTGCGTGGGCTCAACCTGCCGGCGCCGAAGTGGCTGGAGAAGCAGGTCGCGATCGACCCGGGGTTTGTGTGA
- a CDS encoding TonB-dependent receptor encodes MQVEKIARPIVVVDPKTAQREQLYRLEDFAQKIPNYSPGSGNPRTARPAIRGVSAGAGTGDGSEFDTGFMLDNVFFRHVGFQWADYIDIESAEVALGPQGTAGGKNTTVGSFVVRTQLPSFERKATLETQFGSYSHVMQRVNVTGPIIDDKLAYRIAAYYDHGDGWFRDQVSGASLLNNNRWGARGQLLYVGDNFTNRFIFNISQSHEYNNNNDGPYADTFQVFWNGTRPARTYSQNLRLRLGLPLLTIDPRKPFNTDNGTLDQRLHMVSNELNYNIGENVFTSISAYGNFRLLPRNSMGDNLTEISKGASDTYVDQFSQEFRLSSPRDEPLEWQAGLFAFYDYVWNRSNTIYGGDAARWYGTVSNGVVTPTPYLLRGMASNRDGKARDLQFAAYGNATYHVDEQLALTFGLRDSWEVRSGSNFSWITAVPGNGSVLDQQAAIVAAGGQRFYDTGGQKATLNSLTGIFNPQYQYNENIMVYGLVGRGEKAGAVNTGAQGIFVGGVFQKFQPVITKPETSWDYELGAKSVWFDGGLVVNANLYWTDIYNFQTNFVDTSVVDANGVPTRQTYLGVAPHARLRGLEFDGRWNAFEGFWFNFSGAITEARWIDFNEAPIDASWIWNVPTNSPPGFIRPPTQLSRSNSRFNAVPVYSFNAGFNYERKLGRLLEGFGEGWDRPVTGFVYANVAWQDKTLVTDPYAVYRYWQPAYAITNLGFGLHTDDERYNLNFWVKNLTNQLPLINNNGAALDPGTATAPSTLNFYRFPRTIGGTLRISLY; translated from the coding sequence ATGCAGGTTGAAAAAATCGCACGGCCGATTGTCGTCGTCGATCCCAAAACCGCACAACGGGAGCAACTGTACAGGCTGGAGGACTTCGCCCAGAAGATCCCGAATTACTCGCCGGGCTCGGGCAATCCGCGAACTGCGCGCCCGGCCATTCGAGGAGTAAGTGCCGGCGCCGGCACCGGCGACGGGTCGGAGTTCGACACGGGTTTCATGCTCGACAATGTGTTCTTCAGACACGTTGGATTCCAGTGGGCGGATTACATCGACATTGAATCGGCAGAAGTGGCGCTCGGCCCCCAGGGCACGGCCGGCGGCAAGAACACAACTGTCGGCAGCTTCGTCGTCCGCACCCAACTGCCGTCATTTGAACGCAAGGCCACTCTCGAAACCCAGTTCGGCAGCTATTCTCACGTGATGCAGAGGGTGAATGTCACGGGGCCGATCATCGACGATAAGCTCGCTTACCGCATCGCAGCCTATTACGACCATGGCGACGGGTGGTTTCGCGACCAGGTCTCAGGCGCCTCGCTCCTGAACAACAACCGTTGGGGCGCGCGGGGGCAGTTGCTCTATGTCGGCGACAATTTCACCAACAGATTCATCTTCAATATTTCGCAATCGCACGAATACAACAACAACAATGACGGGCCATATGCGGATACATTCCAGGTTTTCTGGAACGGCACGCGACCCGCGCGGACCTATTCCCAAAATCTGAGGCTGCGCCTCGGATTGCCGCTGCTCACCATTGACCCGCGCAAGCCTTTCAACACCGACAATGGCACGCTCGACCAGCGCCTCCACATGGTGTCGAACGAGCTGAACTACAACATCGGCGAGAACGTCTTCACCTCGATCAGCGCCTACGGAAATTTCCGCCTCCTGCCGCGCAACTCGATGGGCGACAATTTGACGGAGATCAGCAAGGGCGCCTCCGACACTTACGTCGACCAATTCTCGCAGGAATTCCGGCTCTCCTCGCCGCGCGATGAGCCTCTCGAGTGGCAAGCCGGCTTATTCGCCTTCTATGACTATGTCTGGAACCGGTCCAACACGATCTATGGCGGCGACGCCGCCCGATGGTACGGGACAGTCAGCAATGGCGTCGTTACGCCGACGCCTTACCTGCTGAGGGGCATGGCGAGCAACCGCGACGGCAAGGCGCGCGATCTGCAATTCGCCGCTTATGGGAACGCGACGTACCACGTCGACGAACAACTCGCCTTGACCTTCGGGCTCCGAGACAGCTGGGAGGTCAGATCGGGCTCGAACTTCAGTTGGATTACCGCCGTACCGGGCAATGGCTCGGTCCTGGACCAGCAAGCGGCGATCGTCGCGGCGGGCGGGCAGCGCTTCTATGACACCGGCGGGCAGAAGGCTACGCTCAACTCGCTGACGGGCATCTTCAACCCGCAATATCAGTACAATGAAAATATCATGGTCTACGGGCTTGTCGGCCGGGGCGAAAAGGCCGGCGCCGTCAACACCGGCGCGCAGGGGATTTTTGTCGGCGGGGTCTTCCAGAAATTCCAGCCGGTGATCACCAAGCCCGAAACCTCATGGGATTACGAGCTCGGCGCGAAGTCGGTCTGGTTCGACGGCGGCCTCGTGGTCAACGCCAATCTCTATTGGACCGACATCTATAACTTCCAGACGAATTTCGTCGACACTTCCGTCGTGGATGCCAATGGCGTGCCGACAAGGCAGACCTATCTCGGCGTCGCGCCTCACGCGCGCCTGCGCGGTCTCGAATTCGACGGACGCTGGAACGCGTTCGAAGGGTTCTGGTTCAACTTTTCCGGCGCGATCACGGAAGCGCGCTGGATCGACTTCAATGAAGCGCCGATCGACGCCTCATGGATATGGAATGTTCCCACTAATTCGCCGCCAGGCTTTATACGGCCGCCCACCCAGCTCAGTCGCAGCAACTCGCGCTTCAACGCCGTGCCGGTCTATTCGTTCAATGCGGGCTTCAACTATGAGCGGAAGCTCGGTCGACTGTTGGAGGGCTTCGGCGAAGGGTGGGACCGGCCGGTGACGGGCTTCGTCTATGCGAATGTCGCCTGGCAGGACAAGACGCTCGTCACCGACCCCTACGCCGTCTACCGATATTGGCAGCCGGCCTACGCCATCACCAATCTTGGCTTTGGGCTCCACACGGATGACGAGCGCTACAATCTCAATTTCTGGGTGAAGAACCTGACCAACCAATTGCCGCTGATCAATAACAATGGAGCGGCTCTTGATCCCGGCACCGCGACGGCGCCGTCGACGCTCAACTTTTACCGCTTCCCACGAACGATAGGAGGAACGCTGCGTATATCCTTGTATTGA
- a CDS encoding septal ring lytic transglycosylase RlpA family protein: protein MRSAAFREHGRLLMKFQPTIVSLRRSVLLLSLASLAGCASTSSPRYAGIGPSGADPRYGVRPSPRVVADGEEVPKGGGNYMVGKPYKIAGQTYYPNERPLAATGTASWYGSDFHGRRTANGEVFDRESISAAHPTMPLPSYARVTNLKNMRSIMVRVNDRGPYHGGRVMDVSQRVAEALDFRSVGTARVKVEWIGKADLAGDDDARLLATLRDDGQPASLEGGAPIMVASKQETVRSAALVQREPEPPARPVVNDAPPVSPAVGETAEMMAYAPDARPEPLPETAAARDGQTASNNAANATDSEPVFSTHAVKTAAPPEDKVKAFQAAPLPPVRPASFSHDHASAPVPPMRQALN, encoded by the coding sequence ATGCGATCTGCCGCGTTTCGGGAGCATGGGCGCTTGTTGATGAAGTTCCAGCCGACAATCGTTTCCCTGCGCAGATCGGTTCTCTTGCTCTCTCTCGCGTCTCTGGCTGGCTGCGCCTCCACGAGTTCTCCGCGCTATGCCGGCATCGGTCCGAGCGGCGCCGATCCCCGCTACGGCGTGCGTCCGAGCCCGCGTGTGGTGGCCGATGGCGAGGAGGTTCCGAAAGGCGGCGGCAATTATATGGTCGGCAAGCCCTATAAGATCGCCGGCCAGACCTATTATCCGAACGAAAGGCCTTTGGCCGCCACCGGCACGGCCTCGTGGTATGGCTCGGACTTTCACGGCCGCCGGACCGCAAATGGTGAAGTCTTCGACCGCGAATCGATCTCGGCCGCCCATCCGACCATGCCGCTGCCGAGCTACGCCCGCGTCACCAATCTCAAGAACATGCGCTCGATCATGGTGCGCGTGAATGATCGCGGTCCCTATCACGGCGGCCGCGTCATGGACGTTTCGCAGCGCGTCGCCGAGGCGCTCGATTTCCGCTCGGTCGGCACGGCGCGGGTAAAGGTGGAATGGATCGGGAAGGCCGATCTCGCCGGCGACGACGACGCGCGGCTCCTCGCCACGCTGCGCGACGACGGGCAGCCGGCCAGTCTCGAAGGCGGGGCTCCGATCATGGTCGCCTCGAAACAGGAGACGGTTCGTTCGGCCGCGCTCGTTCAGCGCGAGCCGGAGCCGCCAGCCCGACCCGTCGTCAATGACGCGCCCCCCGTTTCCCCGGCGGTCGGGGAGACCGCTGAGATGATGGCTTACGCCCCGGACGCTCGCCCCGAGCCGCTGCCGGAGACGGCCGCTGCGCGCGACGGCCAGACCGCGAGCAACAATGCCGCGAACGCGACTGACAGTGAGCCGGTATTCTCGACCCATGCCGTTAAGACGGCGGCCCCGCCGGAGGATAAGGTGAAAGCCTTCCAGGCCGCGCCGCTACCGCCCGTGCGGCCAGCCTCCTTCAGCCATGATCATGCGTCGGCGCCGGTCCCGCCAATGCGTCAGGCCCTGAACTGA
- the recJ gene encoding single-stranded-DNA-specific exonuclease RecJ yields the protein MSQTLAPAFLGVERSILGRPWRARLDPAAEAMALALMQAEGLDDLLARILAGRGVGVSEAARYLEPSLRDLMPDPSTLTEMDTAVERMARAIETGEQVAVFGDYDVDGACSSALLIDYWRAAGAPEPFLHIPDRIVEGYGPNAEAIRALAERGATLLVTVDCGTVSHEPFEVARAHGLDVIVLDHHQAPEELPRAVVVNPNRQDDLSGQGGLCAAGVVFLALAGVSRLLRKRDWWNEARPAPDLLAALDLVALATVADVAPLTGLNRAFVAKGLQVMRNRARPGLAALMDAARMDGPPRAYHLGFALGPRINAGGRIGDAGLGARLLTLSDAIEAARIAHELDRLNAERQGIEKQALEEAIAQAEVQFHKSNRLSCLVVEGPDWHPGVVGLVAARLKERFNIPSFAFALNGETGSGSGRSLNGVDIGKTVRRAVDLGLAIKGGGHAMAAGVTLLKDKVDDFRAFLNEALADAVESARDADALIVDGVIAGRGVSLDLLRRVEKAGPFGQGNPEPVFALAEQRLVDAAIVGENHVRARLRSGDGVAVDTIAFRVVGSPLGDALLRGRGDLFHVAARLSANQFRGTERVEARIIDLARAQ from the coding sequence ATGTCCCAAACACTGGCGCCCGCCTTCCTTGGCGTCGAGCGCTCGATTCTCGGCCGGCCTTGGCGGGCGCGGCTCGACCCTGCGGCCGAGGCCATGGCGCTGGCCCTGATGCAGGCCGAGGGCCTCGACGACCTCCTCGCGCGGATTCTCGCCGGCCGCGGCGTCGGCGTGTCGGAAGCGGCCCGCTATCTCGAACCGAGCTTGCGGGACCTGATGCCGGACCCTTCCACGCTGACCGAGATGGACACCGCTGTCGAGCGAATGGCGCGCGCCATAGAGACAGGCGAGCAGGTCGCCGTTTTCGGAGATTACGACGTCGACGGCGCCTGTTCCTCAGCTTTGCTCATCGACTATTGGCGCGCCGCCGGCGCGCCAGAGCCCTTCCTCCACATCCCCGACCGCATCGTCGAGGGCTATGGACCGAATGCCGAGGCGATCCGCGCTCTCGCCGAACGTGGCGCGACGCTGCTCGTGACGGTTGATTGCGGCACGGTCTCGCATGAGCCCTTCGAGGTCGCTCGCGCGCATGGCCTCGACGTGATCGTCCTCGACCACCATCAGGCGCCCGAGGAATTGCCGCGAGCGGTCGTCGTCAACCCCAACCGGCAGGATGATCTATCCGGTCAGGGTGGGCTTTGCGCCGCCGGCGTCGTCTTTCTCGCGTTGGCGGGCGTCTCGAGGCTGCTCCGCAAGCGGGACTGGTGGAACGAGGCGCGACCGGCGCCGGATCTTCTCGCGGCGCTCGACCTCGTCGCGCTGGCGACGGTCGCAGACGTCGCTCCGCTTACAGGCTTGAACCGGGCTTTCGTCGCCAAGGGGCTTCAGGTCATGCGCAACCGGGCCCGGCCCGGACTGGCGGCGCTGATGGATGCCGCTCGAATGGATGGGCCGCCGCGCGCCTATCATCTTGGCTTCGCGCTTGGTCCGAGGATCAATGCCGGCGGCCGTATCGGCGACGCCGGACTAGGCGCACGGCTTTTGACTCTCTCCGACGCGATCGAGGCGGCGCGCATCGCGCATGAGCTCGACCGGTTGAACGCCGAGCGTCAAGGCATAGAAAAGCAGGCGCTGGAGGAAGCGATCGCCCAGGCCGAGGTGCAATTCCACAAGTCGAATCGGCTCAGCTGTCTCGTCGTGGAAGGACCGGACTGGCACCCGGGTGTGGTTGGCTTGGTCGCGGCGCGCCTGAAGGAGCGCTTTAACATCCCTTCATTTGCCTTTGCTCTTAATGGCGAAACGGGATCAGGTTCAGGTAGAAGCTTAAATGGCGTCGACATTGGCAAGACGGTTCGGCGCGCCGTTGATCTGGGTCTCGCCATCAAAGGCGGCGGTCACGCCATGGCCGCCGGGGTCACGCTTCTCAAAGACAAAGTAGACGATTTCCGCGCCTTTTTAAATGAAGCTCTCGCTGACGCCGTTGAGTCCGCTCGCGACGCCGACGCCCTCATTGTCGACGGCGTCATCGCGGGGCGCGGCGTGAGCCTCGATCTCTTGCGTAGGGTGGAGAAGGCCGGCCCGTTCGGGCAGGGTAATCCGGAGCCTGTTTTCGCTCTCGCCGAGCAGCGGCTGGTCGACGCCGCGATCGTCGGGGAGAACCATGTTCGCGCCAGACTGCGCTCGGGTGACGGCGTCGCAGTCGACACGATTGCTTTCCGGGTCGTCGGCTCGCCGCTGGGCGATGCACTGTTGCGGGGGCGGGGCGATCTCTTCCACGTCGCCGCCCGGCTTTCGGCCAATCAGTTCCGGGGGACGGAAAGGGTCGAGGCCCGAATAATAGACCTCGCCAGAGCGCAGTAA
- a CDS encoding methyl-accepting chemotaxis protein: MKSSITRTILWAGSIVASVISVATAVGFYLLLKFGAESAAVSSYWLLGAGLSLAAVNIGAVAALCLFAGKRLAEPVARLTAYMAAMEKGETAEDPPYAERQDEIGQMSASVAYFKSVVDGMRVAEAEAETQKAKAAAQAKDRENGAKWYIENRDFFFKEYTAGMTKLSEGDLRFRLEKEFIKDYEELRRTFNLAVERLNATMVGVIETADTMDASAQEILSAINDLSRRNETQAATLAETAASVDQFTQAVKETADGAGNAREVVQSARAVAEKGEKIVRQVITAMDDISDSSEKISQIIGIIDEIAFQTNLLALNAGVEAARAGEAGRGFAVVATEVRSLAQRATQAAKQIKELIMESNAKVSTGNTLANNSGESLRQIVDQVKKILVIVDEIAVGAEGQSNVLREINTAVHDIDRVTQQNAAMAEEVNATSQNLARFSGNLKSLTSQFNISGARAPQAAPAKPQVRAVASRRSSGNLALKATAEEEWVEF, encoded by the coding sequence ATGAAATCGTCGATCACTCGTACGATATTATGGGCCGGATCGATTGTCGCTTCCGTGATTTCGGTTGCGACAGCCGTCGGCTTCTATCTCTTGCTTAAATTCGGCGCCGAAAGCGCGGCTGTCAGCAGCTACTGGTTGCTGGGCGCCGGCCTTTCGCTGGCTGCGGTGAACATCGGCGCCGTCGCCGCTCTCTGCTTATTTGCGGGCAAGCGACTTGCTGAGCCCGTGGCCCGCCTGACCGCCTATATGGCGGCCATGGAAAAGGGCGAGACGGCGGAAGACCCGCCCTATGCTGAGCGGCAGGACGAGATCGGCCAAATGAGCGCGTCGGTCGCGTATTTCAAATCCGTCGTCGATGGGATGCGCGTCGCGGAAGCGGAAGCAGAAACCCAAAAAGCCAAAGCAGCGGCGCAAGCCAAGGACCGTGAGAACGGCGCGAAGTGGTATATCGAGAACCGGGACTTCTTCTTCAAAGAATATACGGCCGGGATGACGAAGCTCTCCGAGGGCGACCTCCGGTTCAGATTGGAGAAGGAGTTTATCAAGGACTATGAGGAGCTCCGGCGCACATTCAACCTCGCCGTCGAGCGTCTCAACGCGACGATGGTCGGCGTGATCGAGACCGCCGACACGATGGACGCCAGCGCCCAGGAAATCCTCAGCGCCATCAACGATCTGTCACGTCGCAACGAAACCCAGGCGGCGACGCTCGCGGAGACGGCCGCCAGCGTCGATCAGTTCACCCAGGCGGTGAAGGAAACCGCTGATGGCGCCGGCAATGCGCGCGAGGTCGTCCAGAGCGCCCGCGCCGTCGCCGAAAAGGGCGAGAAGATCGTTCGCCAGGTCATCACCGCGATGGACGATATCAGCGATTCTTCTGAGAAGATCAGCCAGATCATCGGCATTATCGATGAGATCGCCTTCCAGACCAATCTCCTGGCGTTGAACGCCGGCGTCGAGGCCGCCCGCGCCGGGGAGGCCGGACGTGGTTTCGCCGTGGTGGCGACGGAGGTGCGCAGCCTGGCCCAGCGCGCGACGCAAGCCGCCAAGCAGATCAAAGAACTGATCATGGAGTCGAACGCCAAGGTCTCGACCGGCAATACTCTGGCGAACAACTCCGGCGAGTCCCTCCGCCAGATCGTCGACCAGGTAAAAAAAATCCTCGTCATCGTCGATGAAATCGCGGTCGGCGCCGAGGGGCAATCGAATGTGCTGCGCGAGATCAACACCGCCGTGCACGACATCGACCGCGTCACGCAGCAGAACGCGGCCATGGCCGAGGAGGTCAATGCGACCAGCCAGAATCTGGCCCGTTTCAGCGGCAATCTGAAATCGCTGACCTCCCAATTCAATATCAGTGGCGCGCGTGCGCCCCAGGCGGCGCCCGCCAAGCCGCAAGTCCGCGCCGTCGCGAGCCGGCGCAGCAGCGGCAATCTGGCGCTGAAGGCCACGGCCGAGGAGGAGTGGGTGGAGTTCTAG
- a CDS encoding RNA polymerase sigma factor — translation MAVERSQLILGVKRGDALALDQLLVDCRGDVRRYALRHCATSEIDDAVQETLLVVARHVTSLRVAASFASWLFTVVRRECQRLSRKMFAHENIDDEKLEAWFASAPTAELRAELACALESLPAHYLEIVLLRDFEELTMSEIVERLNIPLATAKSRLRRARALVRDYLIDADENETNR, via the coding sequence ATGGCCGTAGAGCGCAGCCAATTGATCCTGGGCGTGAAGCGCGGCGACGCGCTCGCGCTCGACCAGCTTCTCGTCGACTGCCGTGGAGACGTCCGCCGCTATGCGCTTCGCCACTGCGCGACGAGCGAGATCGACGACGCCGTGCAGGAAACCCTGCTCGTCGTCGCCCGCCATGTCACGTCCTTGCGCGTCGCGGCGTCTTTCGCAAGCTGGCTGTTTACCGTGGTCCGGCGCGAGTGCCAGCGCCTCTCGCGCAAGATGTTCGCCCATGAGAATATAGACGACGAGAAGCTGGAAGCCTGGTTCGCCAGCGCCCCGACCGCCGAGCTTAGGGCGGAGCTTGCTTGCGCTTTGGAATCCCTGCCGGCGCATTATCTCGAAATCGTGCTGCTGCGCGATTTCGAGGAGCTGACGATGTCGGAGATTGTCGAGCGTTTGAATATTCCTCTGGCGACGGCCAAGAGCAGGCTGCGTCGCGCCCGCGCCCTCGTGAGGGATTATCTCATTGACGCCGACGAGAACGAGACGAACCGCTAA
- a CDS encoding aldose 1-epimerase family protein produces MSDAIHLEADGDTAEILPFGAELSAWRAEGVDMIWAKAPKIWDQTAPILFPVVGWTRDGKVTVDGKTYPLALHGFAWKKRFEIADWRADYLRLVLLDDAETHALYPFAFRFEVEFALRKGALDNHLIVTNTDAKPLPYACGLHPAFRWPLAGSTAEYAILFEKDEDPNVPIIGPGGLFSKPVRRTPLEGNRLPLEPQMFARDALCFLNLKSRSLAFDNGAGARLKVRLDDCPHIGFWTLPPAPYLCIEPWTGYGDPEDFHGDLYQKPSMRILQPGETARHGASFAFERSAASG; encoded by the coding sequence ATGAGCGACGCGATTCATCTCGAAGCCGACGGCGATACGGCCGAAATCCTGCCCTTCGGGGCCGAGCTCTCCGCCTGGCGGGCGGAGGGTGTCGACATGATCTGGGCCAAGGCCCCGAAAATCTGGGACCAGACCGCGCCCATCCTCTTTCCGGTCGTCGGCTGGACGCGCGACGGCAAGGTCACGGTCGACGGCAAGACCTATCCGCTGGCGCTGCACGGCTTCGCCTGGAAGAAGCGCTTCGAGATCGCCGACTGGCGCGCCGACTATCTGCGGCTCGTGCTGCTCGACGACGCCGAGACCCATGCGCTCTACCCCTTCGCCTTTCGCTTCGAGGTGGAGTTCGCGCTGCGTAAAGGCGCGCTCGACAATCATCTGATCGTCACCAATACCGACGCCAAGCCCCTGCCCTATGCCTGTGGCCTGCATCCGGCCTTCCGCTGGCCGCTCGCGGGGTCGACGGCCGAGTACGCCATCCTGTTCGAGAAGGACGAAGACCCCAATGTGCCGATCATCGGCCCCGGCGGGCTCTTCTCCAAGCCGGTGCGGCGCACGCCGCTGGAAGGCAATCGCCTGCCGCTCGAGCCGCAGATGTTCGCCCGCGACGCTCTGTGCTTCCTGAATTTGAAGAGCCGCAGCCTCGCCTTCGACAATGGCGCGGGGGCGCGGCTGAAGGTAAGGCTCGACGACTGCCCCCATATCGGCTTCTGGACGCTGCCGCCGGCCCCTTACCTCTGCATCGAGCCCTGGACAGGATATGGCGACCCGGAGGACTTCCACGGCGATCTCTATCAAAAGCCGTCGATGCGCATCCTCCAGCCGGGCGAGACGGCCCGCCACGGCGCCAGTTTTGCCTTTGAGCGAAGCGCCGCTTCCGGTTAG